The sequence GCACACATGTACATTGTGTGTGCATGTTACCTAGTaactattaaaataataatgatttacttaaaaaaattcaacaaatagtttttttaaaaatagatgatagaaatattttttatatctaTAATTTTCTTTTCATGTTTTCTTTAGATTGACTTTAgtaatatgatgaaaataaattaaaatattgtaaTATTAAATGagtcaaaaaataaatacacaaattaaatgatttataaaaaaaataaatggtagaaatattttatatctatAATTTTATTCTCATGTTTTCTTTAGATAACTTTAggaatatgatgaaaataaattataattttgcaTTCgataagtaaaaatataaatgtaaaaattatgatttatataaataaaaatagatgatagaaatattttgtatctataaatttttctcatgttttttttaaaaaaatgattttaggAATATGATGAATATCGGTTAAAATATTGTATTCaatgattcaaaaaataaatgcactaatttaatgaataagcaacACATTAATTCTCCACAAATTGAATATTCTAATTTGACACTAATTTTTACACCATTTTTCACACAATTCTCATGCAATTAATACATATAATTCATAGTTTTTTGGCAATGTAATAAATATACAATGCAAAATTTTTGTCCaccattaatatttttatagtaAAAATAGATATGTTATCAAATTTAAGTATTGATCTgctatctttttatttttataattataattttagtcatttttctgaAGTGACGCTAATGCAACGCCTAATCGGTCCTAACATGACTCCGACTTAACGTTGATGTATAAATGTCATATGAACACTtccgataaaaaaaaaaaaaaacaaaaaacaaaaaggtTGTTGGTGGTGGGAGAGTAAAATTGCCAATAACTAAAATATATACAAGACTAAAACTAACTTGGACAAGACAAAGGAACAAAATTGGAAAACAACAAATGAATATAAAGCCAAttaccgatttttttttttctaaacttTTAGATAGAACTTTGTGTCGTGGCTCCAAATAAGCGACAAGGAAAACCAATCTTGCTATGCATACTAATCTAAAAACAAAGACATGCACGTCAAACTTTGAACAATACTCCAAATCATAACACTCTAATAAAAAGCTGGAAATAGAATGTGGTTATATTTGAATCAAGGACACCTATATATATCACTTCTTCTAATTTCTACATTTTGCAATAATAGGATTCAAAATATTCTCCAGCTCCTTTCTTTTACTCGCAAACAATTCTGCTTCAGCAACTTCATGTTCCTCCAACCAATGGATAGCAGATTTGAGCTCGTCTTCTATTTTTCTGGCGTCCATGGCTGGTAACTTAGAAGCAAGTTTTTTGGTTTTGACAGTTGCTCTGGTGCGGTACAGGTAGTCTTCTAGAGAATTCTTCGCTTTGAATATCATTTTATACTCATCATCTTCAGATTTAAATCTCTCAGCTTCCTTCAACATTCTCTCGATTTCTCCTTTGGACAACATGCCTTTAACATTGCTGATTGTGATGCTATTTTTCTTACCAGTTGTTTTATCTTCGGCTGACACATTCAAGATACCATCAGCATCAATATGAAAGCTCACAAAAACTTTAGGGACACCCCTCGGAGCAGGAGGAATGCCAGACAAGACAAAGGTACCCAACAAAAGGTTGTCACTCGTTCTAGGCCTTTCACCCTCGTACACTTTGATCTTTACACTAGTCTGGTCATCATCATGAGTGCTAAACTCGTTTTCCTTCGTAGTAGGAATAGTGGTATTCCTGGGTACTATTACACTCATTTCATCATCATTAACACATATACCAAGAGATAGGGGAGTGACATCCCATAACACCAGGTCTTGAATCTCATGATTACCTCGGCCAGTCAAAATTGCCGCTTGAACTGCTGCACCGTAAGCTACGGCCTCATCCGGGTGAATGCTTTTGCACAACTCCTTGCCATTAAAGAAATCTTGAAGTAATTGTTGCACCTTTGGAATTCTAGTGGATCCACCAACAATCACCACATCGTCGATACAGTTCTTGTCCATCTTGGCATCATTCAAGCACTTCTCCACATGGCCAATGCATTCCTCAAACAAGTCCATGTTGAGCTCCTCAAATTTGGCACGTGTTATTTTAGAGTTGAAATCAATTCCATCATACAAACTATCAATTCCAATAGTTGTATGTGCCATAAAAGACAAAATCCTCTTTGCCCTCTCACAAGCTATTCTCAACCTTCTCAGTGCTCGGGGATTGTCGCTTATGTCCCTTTTGTGCTTCCTCTTGATTTCTTCAACAAAATGGTTCACCATTCTGTCGTCAAAATCCTCTCCTCCAAGGTGGGTGTCGCCGGCAGTGGATTTAACCTTAAAGATGCTCTTCACCATCGTCAGAAGAGATACATCAAAAGTGCCCCCACCAAGGTCGAAAATAAGCACATTCTTTTCAGTGAACCAACTAGACATTTTGTCAAGACCATAGGCAATGGCCGCAGCAGTTGGTTCAACAATTATACACAAGACATCGAGCCCACAAATGGTTCCAGCATCCCTGGTTGCCCGCCTCTGGGAATCATTGAAGTAGGCTGGGACAGTAATAACAACATTTTTAACTTCAGAACAGAGAAAAGCTTCGGCAATATCCTTCATCTTGCTGAGGACCATTGAAGAAATCTGTTCAGCAGTAAATTGTTTCTCTTCACCTTTATAGGTAAGAACAATCATGGGCTTATCATCATGAGAAACGAGCTTGAATGGCCAAAGCATCATATCTTTCTGGACCAAAGGGTCGCCAAATCTTCTACCAATCAATCTCTTTGCATCTGCGAAGTAAATTATGTTGTAAAATcattatatatttgtgagaccGTGTGAAATAAGACTCTCATTGAAATATATCAAATAGCAACAGTTTTTCTTTCAATAAGAAATACTACAGTCTGCATATCTTATAGAATCATTAACATACACATGAATCTCATTAATAGAAGCATATGATCTAAACCTATGTTTCTGTCAAAA comes from Henckelia pumila isolate YLH828 chromosome 4, ASM3356847v2, whole genome shotgun sequence and encodes:
- the LOC140867103 gene encoding heat shock cognate 70 kDa protein-like; amino-acid sequence: MMLWPFKLVSHDDKPMIVLTYKGEEKQFTAEQISSMVLSKMKDIAEAFLCSEVKNVVITVPAYFNDSQRRATRDAGTICGLDVLCIIVEPTAAAIAYGLDKMSSWFTEKNVLIFDLGGGTFDVSLLTMVKSIFKVKSTAGDTHLGGEDFDDRMVNHFVEEIKRKHKRDISDNPRALRRLRIACERAKRILSFMAHTTIGIDSLYDGIDFNSKITRAKFEELNMDLFEECIGHVEKCLNDAKMDKNCIDDVVIVGGSTRIPKVQQLLQDFFNGKELCKSIHPDEAVAYGAAVQAAILTGRGNHEIQDLVLWDVTPLSLGICVNDDEMSVIVPRNTTIPTTKENEFSTHDDDQTSVKIKVYEGERPRTSDNLLLGTFVLSGIPPAPRGVPKVFVSFHIDADGILNVSAEDKTTGKKNSITISNVKGMLSKGEIERMLKEAERFKSEDDEYKMIFKAKNSLEDYLYRTRATVKTKKLASKLPAMDARKIEDELKSAIHWLEEHEVAEAELFASKRKELENILNPIIAKCRN